Proteins found in one Plasmodium knowlesi strain H genome assembly, chromosome: 12 genomic segment:
- a CDS encoding KIR protein, which translates to MGEGDTFLDKLPSRKVYNKFKDGACYTTYRTSYAGKEEQLKQKSDVLPYAKKIMNAWCYIPKVDTYRLSKYRGELCNSLYYYIASLLPDTLRKADFIDRMNYIGNALKGDWYFNNCDGKYPVTNTDRSILLQRKILFDYKFDHTALQKLIKANSNDCNNKYGAHLAEIESAYKAVSKYCQEDSEDYDYCKAFTRTYGKYFMGGKPTLTCPTKGATKQVAGKPEASHPELVKPASAWEDPLATSSGGEEDDDDLLDDLDLDDFLNLQKEGALSGLPSRKDYYNMFDRGVNNCRNYNNWPQEMKVALEDDPDIGEGAEKIAKGLCHAYETKKNSTSHKLNQDYCDFYYFWVGGKILRELNGGKDFKSVMKKIKEEVEKKKSDHGCSFRFPTERGINFFLHSKILFDYYKDHESINPHLKIGGKVCANAYYRYLLKAQNAYTYMKDKCENGGKTNNKEWCEYFKEMYKECRNGEHSTLSLCKVGKSTLGEQCATTYRSSVTEERTPLTPEGSTYPEGDTTNNRSTIPPATAISGILYTIGLPALGLFLYKYTDLFDGIKKYLFGGSNNTRGRNRGRGRRATFRHNHQHFDSYFDSSTIGDSTEGVSTLGSTEGTSTIDGTVYSIPYYTEVFSGMHDNFGGGNNISINGRNVRRGRSRLYSMYYNHFDDSSTIGDSNTVYSTDVSTVDGSTTMESTSDLTEDTSTIYNEGRGRSLQP; encoded by the exons ATG GGGGAAGGCGACACTTTTTTAGATAAATTACCATCCCGGAAAgtatataataaatttaaGGATGGCGCGTGCTACACTACTTACAGAACATCGTACGCAGGGAAGGAGGAGCAACTAAAGCAGAAATCTGATGTTCTACCGtacgcgaaaaaaataatgaatgcCTGGTGTTACATCCCTAAAGTGGACACTTACAGACTGAGCAAATACAGAGGGGAACTGTGTAATTCCTTATATTACTACATAGCTAGTCTATTGCCAGACACATTGCGGAAGGCCGACTTCATAGACCGCATGAATTATATTGGCAATGCACTGAAGGGTGACTGGTACTTTAATAATTGTGACGGAAAATACCCCGTTACCAATACAGACAGGAGTATTCTCCTTCAAAGGAAAATACTCTTCGATTATAAATTTGATCACACTGCCTTGCAAAAACTAATAAAGGCAAATAGTAACGACTGCAATAATAAATATGGTGCTCACCTAGCTGAAATTGAATCAGCTTATAAGGCTGTAAGTAAATATTGTCAGGAGGATAGTGAGGACTATGATTATTGTAAGGCATTTACCAGAACatatggaaaatattttatgggGGGCAAACCAACATTAACATGCCCCACTAAAGGGGCAACGAAGCAAGTCGCAGGGAAACCAGAAGCATCGCACCCTGAGCTTGTCAAACCAGCATCAGCATGGGAAGATCCACTTGCCACCTCCTCAGGAGGGGAGGAAGATGATGACGACCTCCTGGACGACCTCGACCTCGACGACTTCCTCAACCTCCAGAAG GAGGGAGCTCTGAGTGGATTACCTTCCCGGAAAGACTACTATAATATGTTCGATCGAGGGGTGAACAATTGTAggaattataataattgGCCTCAAGAAATGAAGGTTGCATTGGAGGATGACCCAGATATTGGGGAGGGCGCAGAGAAGATTGCAAAGGGCCTGTGCCATGCATATGAAACGAAGAAGAATAGTACATCCCATAAGCTTAATCAGGATTATTGCGATTTTTACTACTTCTGGGTAGGGGGAAAGATATTGAGGGAATTAAACGGTGGTAAAGATTTTAAGAgtgttatgaaaaaaataaaggaagaagtggagaaaaaaaaaagtgatcatGGTTGTTCTTTCCGCTTTCCAACAGAAAggggaataaatttttttctccacagtaaaattttatttgattATTACAAAGACCATGAGTCTATAAATCCCCACTTAAAGATTGGGGGTAAGGTCTGCGCTAATGCATATTATAGGTATTTATTGAAAGCACAAAAtgcttatacatatatgaagGATAAATGCGAAAATGGCGGTAAAACAAATAATAAAGAATGGTGTgaatattttaaagaaaTGTATAAGGAATGTAGGAATGGGGAACACAGCACGTTGTCACTGTGTAAGGTAGGGAAGTCAACATTAGGAGAACAATGCGCAACCACTTACAGATCATCAGTAACGGAGGAACGTACACCCCTCACCCCAGAAGGTTCAACTTATCCCGAAGGGGACACCACCAATAATAGGAGCACCATCCCTCCTGCTACTGCCATATCTGGTATATTGTATACCATCGGATTACCAGCATTGGGCCTCTTCTTATATAAA tatacTGATCtatttgatggaataaaaaaatacctcTTTGGTGGCAGTAATAATACACGAGGAAGGAataggggaagaggaagaagagctACTTTTCGACACAATCATCAACACTTTGACAGCTATTTTGATTCTTCCACAATAGGTGACTCCACAGAAGGAGTTTCAACACTCGGATCCACAGAAGGAACTTCCACAATAGATGGAACAGTATATTCTATCCCCTAT taTACTGAAGTATTTTCTGGAATGCATGACAACTTTGGTGGAGGTAACAACATCAGCATCAATGGAAGG